A genomic window from Deltaproteobacteria bacterium includes:
- a CDS encoding HD domain-containing protein: protein MDYKNLFYIFSTLSELGEEVNSARNFQLTIRTSLHMILGTLSIARGAIFARQETPKRLGLLAHKGLKKEDPPYLTLPAETEEFLKNNLGIFSIRGRKKEIQNFFAANGEIFSRLRAELGIPLQVKGEWIGLICLGPKLDETPFTQMDKNVLTLLGHHIANALYSQRLIEALNLQVKENQGMVENLRYIYDDTIRAFAAAIDAKDSYTRGHSNRVALYAVAIGKELGYADEVLEGFYVAGLLHDVGKIIVDQGIINKKKHLSSKEFLKIVEHTKAGYQILSTIRFPWTDVPLMAKSHHEKLDGHGYPEGLKGDQISVGAKIIGLADAFDAMTSNRPYRNRLSFEKTLREITKNIDIQFEKKIVSAFFKVLMKEIEGKLHDQKIIPNLDEHFNPRIIHSLLELTISELS from the coding sequence ATGGACTATAAAAACCTTTTTTATATTTTTTCGACCCTTTCCGAATTAGGAGAGGAAGTTAATTCGGCCCGGAATTTTCAACTGACGATCCGGACTTCCCTGCATATGATTTTAGGGACCCTTTCCATAGCCCGGGGCGCCATTTTTGCCCGGCAAGAAACCCCCAAAAGGCTGGGGCTTTTGGCCCATAAGGGACTCAAAAAAGAGGATCCCCCTTATTTAACCCTCCCGGCCGAAACCGAGGAGTTTCTGAAAAATAATCTTGGGATTTTTTCCATCCGGGGTCGCAAAAAAGAGATCCAGAATTTTTTTGCAGCCAACGGGGAGATTTTTTCCCGGTTGCGGGCCGAACTGGGTATACCGTTACAGGTCAAAGGCGAATGGATAGGCCTGATCTGCCTGGGACCTAAATTGGATGAAACCCCCTTTACCCAGATGGACAAAAATGTTCTGACCCTATTGGGACACCACATCGCCAATGCCCTTTACAGTCAACGTCTGATCGAGGCCTTGAACCTGCAAGTGAAAGAAAACCAGGGGATGGTTGAAAACCTGCGGTATATTTACGATGATACCATCAGGGCCTTTGCGGCAGCGATCGATGCCAAGGATTCCTATACCCGGGGCCATTCCAACCGGGTGGCGTTATACGCCGTCGCCATCGGGAAAGAATTAGGCTATGCCGATGAAGTCCTGGAGGGATTTTATGTGGCCGGTCTGTTGCATGATGTGGGAAAAATTATTGTCGACCAGGGCATTATAAATAAGAAGAAACATCTTTCTTCCAAGGAATTTCTGAAGATCGTGGAACATACCAAGGCCGGGTATCAGATCTTGTCCACCATTCGTTTTCCCTGGACCGACGTGCCGCTCATGGCCAAGTCCCACCATGAAAAATTAGATGGTCACGGTTATCCGGAAGGGTTAAAAGGGGATCAAATTTCCGTGGGGGCCAAGATTATCGGTCTGGCTGATGCCTTTGATGCCATGACCAGCAACCGCCCTTATCGTAATCGTCTCAGTTTTGAAAAAACATTGAGAGAAATAACAAAAAATATCGATATTCAATTCGAGAAAAAGATTGTCTCGGCTTTTTTTAAGGTTTTAATGAAAGAGATTGAAGGAAAGTTGCATGACCAGAAGATCATCCCCAATCTGGACGAACACTTCAACCCCCGAATCATCCATTCCCTTTTGGAATTGACTATCTCCGA
- a CDS encoding STAS domain-containing protein, protein MRNFKVKQEERGDVVLFKVQGYLNDLGGEEIEKLFKKAVKEGHRKFVIDFGKIAYINSIGVSFLVGIMEATREKTLKVCFTALSQINGELFEMVGLKKYAATFVSNSEALEFLKSA, encoded by the coding sequence ATGAGAAATTTCAAGGTAAAGCAGGAAGAGCGGGGGGATGTGGTCCTTTTTAAGGTTCAGGGATATCTGAACGATCTGGGCGGCGAGGAAATTGAGAAATTGTTTAAAAAGGCGGTCAAAGAAGGCCATCGAAAGTTTGTTATCGATTTTGGGAAGATCGCTTATATTAACAGTATCGGCGTTTCTTTTTTGGTGGGTATCATGGAGGCTACCCGGGAAAAGACCCTTAAAGTGTGTTTTACTGCTTTATCCCAGATCAATGGGGAACTTTTCGAGATGGTTGGATTAAAAAAATATGCCGCCACTTTTGTCTCTAATTCGGAGGCCCTGGAGTTTTTAAAAAGCGCTTAA